Proteins from one Triticum aestivum cultivar Chinese Spring chromosome 7A, IWGSC CS RefSeq v2.1, whole genome shotgun sequence genomic window:
- the LOC123147255 gene encoding putative 4-hydroxy-4-methyl-2-oxoglutarate aldolase 3 yields the protein MGSEKFPAPVADLCDANASLILTGELRILEPVFQPYGQCRSFSGRVVTMRVLEHNAGLRALLETPGEGRVLVLDGGGSKQCALIGGTLAEVARGSGWAGAVVNGCVRDVDDVNGCAIGVRALASNPRKPGKSGATEMHVDVDVGGAVVRDGEWLYADSDGIIVCDREIYG from the coding sequence ATGGGTTCAGAGAAGTTCCCTGCCCCTGTGGCCGACCTGTGCGACGCGAACGCCTCACTCATCCTCACCGGCGAGCTGCGCATCCTGGAGCCCGTCTTCCAGCCGTACGGCCAGTGCAGGTCCTTCTCGGGCCGGGTGGTCACCATGCGCGTCCTCGAGCATAACGCGGGCCTGCGCGCGCTCCTGGAGACCCCTGGCGAGGGCCGCGTGCTGGTactcgacggcggcggcagcaagCAGTGCGCGCTCATCGGCGGCACGCTGGCGGAGGTGGCGCGCGGCAGCGGCTGGGCGGGCGCTGTCGTGAACGGCTGCGTCCGCGACGTGGATGACGTGAACGGCTGCGCCATCGGCGTCCGCGCGCTCGCCAGCAACCCCCGCAAGCCCGGGAAGAGCGGCGCCACGGAGATGCACGTGGACGTCGACGTCGGCGGTGCCGTGGTCCGTGACGGGGAGTGGCTCTACGCGGACAGCGACGGCATCATTGTCTGCGACAGGGAGATCTACGGTTGA